One Micromonospora sp. FIMYZ51 genomic window carries:
- a CDS encoding flagellar basal body protein FliL gives MANYGSPGGGPHPWHDPRPGEAHDPRQSYRPEQSYGPEQGYRPEQGYGSEQGYGPEQGYRPEQGYGSEQGYGRGQVYGGGPHGSAGPPYGSGPPGSAYPGGQQGPGRPGPEYDAASAYAGQPTPPGRRRGRGLVLAAVGAALVLILAGGTAFYLFAGDDEPPTTVAAPTEVPVPTTGTLEEDEEVGPSDPAASSSADPRFVEPGQCVRNDAPAGAKPRLLISDCAPKSYEVLRRFDGKTSGEKDAEAKCSRVDGYTNWYFYDSELDSLDFVLCLKQRD, from the coding sequence ATGGCGAACTACGGCTCCCCGGGCGGTGGCCCACACCCGTGGCACGATCCGCGTCCCGGTGAGGCCCACGACCCGCGCCAGAGCTACCGCCCGGAGCAGAGCTACGGACCCGAACAGGGTTACCGCCCGGAGCAGGGCTACGGCTCAGAGCAGGGCTACGGACCCGAACAGGGTTACCGCCCGGAGCAGGGCTACGGCTCAGAGCAGGGCTACGGTCGGGGCCAGGTCTACGGTGGCGGGCCGCATGGCTCCGCCGGGCCGCCGTACGGCAGCGGCCCGCCGGGGTCCGCGTACCCCGGCGGGCAGCAGGGGCCTGGCCGGCCCGGGCCGGAGTACGACGCGGCGAGCGCGTACGCGGGCCAGCCGACGCCACCGGGGCGCAGGCGCGGACGCGGCCTGGTGCTGGCCGCGGTGGGGGCGGCCCTGGTGTTGATCCTCGCCGGTGGTACCGCGTTCTACCTGTTCGCCGGGGACGATGAGCCGCCGACGACGGTGGCCGCGCCAACCGAGGTGCCGGTGCCGACGACCGGCACCCTGGAGGAGGACGAGGAGGTTGGGCCGAGCGACCCGGCCGCCAGTTCATCGGCCGATCCCCGGTTCGTGGAACCCGGCCAGTGCGTCCGCAACGACGCGCCAGCCGGCGCCAAGCCCAGGCTGTTGATCAGCGACTGTGCCCCGAAATCGTACGAGGTACTGCGCCGCTTCGACGGCAAGACCAGCGGTGAGAAGGACGCCGAGGCGAAGTGCAGCCGGGTGGACGGTTACACGAACTGGTACTTCTACGACAGCGAGCTGGACTCGCTGGACTTCGTGCTCTGCCTCAAGCAGCGCGACTGA
- a CDS encoding ATP-binding protein: protein MDPVRNPYAPGAGQRPPELAGRGRELDVFDIVLERIARGRPERSLMLTGLRGVGKTVLLNTLRSQAINRLWGSGKIEARPEQSLRRPIAAALHMAVRELAPRHRAPDRIDAFLGVLKAFAQRDTPAGRGVPKLRDRWQPGIDVPAASGRADSGDIEIDLVELLTDAASVASDVGTGVAIFIDEMQDLGPEDVSALCAACHELSQLGAPLIVVGAGLPHLPAVLSAAKSYSERLFRYQRIDRLDRLAADQALCAPAEREDVAYEAKALDLLYEKSGGYPYFVQAYGKATWDHAPRSPITVADVRVAAPEAEAELAVGFFGSRFERATPAEREYMRAMATLSRVEAATDGGGRDDMDAAVPTAEIARALGRKPASLSPARDALIKKGLIYSGERGTVAFTVPHFGRYLRTQPA, encoded by the coding sequence GTGGATCCGGTCCGCAACCCGTACGCCCCGGGCGCCGGCCAGCGCCCGCCCGAACTGGCCGGGCGGGGGCGTGAGCTGGACGTCTTCGACATCGTGCTGGAACGGATCGCCCGAGGCCGCCCAGAGCGGAGCCTGATGCTCACCGGGTTACGCGGAGTCGGCAAGACCGTCCTGCTCAACACCCTGCGCTCGCAGGCGATCAACCGTCTCTGGGGCAGCGGCAAGATCGAAGCGCGGCCCGAGCAGTCGCTACGCCGGCCGATCGCCGCCGCCCTGCACATGGCCGTCCGGGAACTCGCCCCCCGGCATCGCGCACCGGATCGGATCGACGCGTTCCTCGGTGTGCTCAAGGCGTTCGCTCAACGGGACACCCCGGCCGGACGCGGCGTACCGAAGCTGCGCGACCGGTGGCAGCCCGGCATCGACGTACCGGCCGCCTCCGGACGCGCCGACTCCGGCGACATCGAGATCGACCTGGTGGAACTGCTCACCGACGCCGCCTCGGTCGCCAGCGACGTGGGCACCGGCGTGGCCATCTTCATCGACGAGATGCAGGATCTCGGGCCGGAGGACGTCTCGGCGCTCTGCGCCGCGTGTCACGAACTCTCCCAACTCGGCGCACCGCTGATCGTGGTCGGTGCCGGCCTGCCGCATTTGCCGGCCGTGCTGAGCGCGGCCAAGTCGTACTCCGAGCGGTTGTTCCGCTACCAGCGCATCGACCGGCTCGACCGGCTCGCCGCCGACCAGGCACTCTGCGCGCCGGCCGAGCGCGAGGACGTGGCGTACGAGGCCAAGGCACTCGACCTGCTCTACGAGAAGTCCGGCGGGTATCCGTACTTCGTCCAGGCGTACGGGAAGGCCACCTGGGACCATGCCCCGCGCTCGCCGATCACCGTGGCCGACGTCCGGGTCGCCGCACCGGAGGCCGAGGCCGAGTTGGCCGTCGGCTTCTTCGGCTCCCGATTCGAGCGGGCCACCCCGGCCGAACGCGAGTACATGCGGGCGATGGCCACACTTTCGCGTGTCGAGGCGGCGACCGACGGCGGTGGCCGGGACGACATGGACGCGGCGGTACCGACCGCCGAGATCGCCCGGGCCCTGGGCCGCAAGCCGGCCAGCCTCTCCCCGGCCCGGGACGCGCTGATCAAGAAAGGGCTGATCTACTCCGGGGAGCGCGGCACGGTCGCCTTCACCGTCCCGCACTTCGGCCGCTACCTGCGTACCCAGCCGGCCTGA
- a CDS encoding polysaccharide pyruvyl transferase family protein translates to MTRVLLRSAKDPFTPVSPELSLALYKHGIFGRNVGNLVFTEAVHKLISVPGNEIVSNSFLSERPGVDQAYVDRINEQFDLFVVPLANAFRMSFLENLKRLTWVIERLRIPVVVVGVGVAGGPRSLADPFPPPTDELRVAVRRFVRAVLERSATIGVRGEFTRNYLAELGFGDDVVDVVGCPSLFRDGPDLQITKRVAGITRESRFTINISPYVYLMDKIGTRHAERYPNMVYVPQGDEVLELLLWGSHPEKVRAGLPHHRGHQLYREDRIRFFVDGWTWMRYLAEQEFSFGTRIHGNIAALAAGTPAFVLAHDSRTLELARYHDIPHRLLPDVSPDVDAAELYAEADYTAFNAGQAERWDRFASFLERNGIEHIFQPGKANPGYDARLDAAGLPPAVTTLMTSDPEARERISARMAELYSLGGVRALRKKHKPEFPFPHTTAPREGLAAGERPPVPSAVRRLPVPVQSALRRSRALARRLSRQP, encoded by the coding sequence ATGACCCGCGTCCTGCTGCGCTCTGCCAAGGACCCGTTCACCCCGGTCAGCCCGGAGCTCTCCCTCGCGCTCTACAAGCACGGCATCTTCGGGCGCAACGTGGGCAACCTCGTCTTCACCGAGGCGGTGCACAAGCTGATCAGCGTGCCCGGGAACGAGATCGTCTCCAACTCTTTCCTGAGCGAACGGCCTGGCGTGGACCAGGCGTACGTGGACCGCATCAACGAGCAGTTCGACCTGTTCGTGGTGCCGCTGGCCAACGCGTTCCGGATGAGCTTCCTGGAGAATCTCAAGCGTCTCACCTGGGTGATCGAGAGGCTGCGGATCCCGGTCGTGGTGGTCGGTGTGGGCGTCGCGGGCGGGCCACGGAGCCTCGCCGATCCGTTCCCGCCGCCCACCGACGAGCTGCGGGTGGCAGTGCGGCGGTTCGTGCGCGCGGTGCTCGAACGGTCGGCGACGATCGGCGTGCGCGGCGAGTTCACCCGCAACTACCTCGCCGAGCTGGGCTTCGGTGACGACGTGGTCGACGTGGTCGGCTGCCCGTCGCTGTTCCGCGACGGCCCGGACCTGCAAATCACCAAGCGGGTGGCCGGGATCACACGGGAGAGCCGCTTCACGATCAACATCTCGCCGTACGTCTACCTGATGGACAAGATCGGCACCCGGCACGCCGAGCGCTACCCGAACATGGTCTACGTGCCGCAGGGCGACGAGGTTCTCGAACTGCTGCTGTGGGGCAGCCACCCGGAGAAGGTCCGGGCGGGGCTGCCGCACCACCGCGGTCACCAGCTCTACCGGGAGGACCGCATCCGGTTCTTCGTCGACGGCTGGACCTGGATGCGCTACCTCGCCGAGCAGGAGTTCTCCTTCGGCACCCGGATCCACGGCAACATCGCGGCGCTGGCCGCCGGCACGCCCGCGTTCGTCCTGGCGCACGACAGCCGGACCCTGGAGCTGGCCCGGTACCACGACATCCCGCACCGCCTGCTCCCCGACGTGAGCCCGGACGTGGACGCCGCCGAGCTGTACGCCGAGGCCGACTACACCGCTTTCAACGCCGGGCAGGCGGAGCGCTGGGACCGCTTCGCCAGCTTCCTGGAGCGCAACGGCATCGAGCACATCTTCCAACCGGGCAAGGCCAACCCCGGTTACGACGCGCGGCTGGACGCCGCCGGGCTCCCGCCGGCCGTCACCACGCTGATGACCAGCGACCCCGAGGCGCGGGAGCGGATCAGCGCCCGGATGGCGGAGCTCTACTCGCTTGGCGGTGTCCGTGCGCTGCGCAAGAAGCACAAGCCGGAGTTCCCGTTCCCGCACACCACCGCGCCGCGCGAGGGCCTGGCGGCCGGCGAGCGTCCCCCGGTTCCGTCCGCCGTACGGCGGCTGCCCGTACCCGTGCAGTCCGCGCTGCGGCGCAGCCGCGCGCTCGCCCGGCGACTCAGCCGCCAGCCCTGA
- a CDS encoding N-acetyltransferase: MTTLRLRPEDPADTGAIRRVLAAAFARPDVATPPEVRLVDELRGSDAWLPELAMVAEYGGEIVGYALLTRVLVRSDGGSRPALALGPVAVAPHRQRIGLGAAVVQAALEAATELGEQLIVVLGDPGYYRRFGFSRADRMGLTSPWSGLGEPWQALALPPSTSGEPAPPQGDVIFPPPWSKV, translated from the coding sequence GTGACGACGCTGCGACTGCGCCCCGAGGATCCGGCCGACACCGGCGCGATCCGCCGGGTGCTGGCCGCCGCGTTCGCCCGCCCCGACGTGGCCACGCCGCCCGAGGTGCGGCTCGTCGACGAGTTGCGCGGCAGCGACGCCTGGCTGCCGGAGCTGGCGATGGTCGCCGAGTACGGCGGTGAGATCGTCGGCTACGCCCTGCTCACCCGGGTGCTGGTCCGCTCGGACGGGGGCAGCCGCCCGGCACTCGCCCTCGGCCCGGTGGCGGTGGCTCCGCATCGGCAGCGGATCGGGCTCGGCGCCGCCGTGGTGCAGGCCGCCCTGGAGGCGGCCACGGAACTGGGCGAGCAGTTGATCGTGGTGCTCGGTGATCCCGGCTACTACCGGCGGTTCGGCTTCAGCCGGGCCGATCGGATGGGCCTGACCAGTCCCTGGTCGGGCCTGGGCGAGCCGTGGCAGGCCCTGGCGCTGCCGCCGTCGACCAGCGGCGAGCCGGCCCCACCCCAGGGCGACGTGATCTTCCCGCCGCCCTGGTCGAAGGTCTGA
- a CDS encoding DoxX family protein: MKPVRSLARAMLSGIFVVSGARNFANPGRLVPAAKPITDRVTPLLERTDRRIPTDTETLIRANSAVQVGAGLMLATGRFSRPAALALAGTLIPVTLAGHPFWNNDDPVQRSNNQVHFLKNLGLLGGLLLAAADTEGKPGLRWRAGHRIGHSRRSVRRAVRTARREARIAVRSASTARRIPG; encoded by the coding sequence ATGAAGCCCGTACGGTCCCTAGCCCGCGCCATGTTGAGCGGCATCTTCGTGGTCAGCGGTGCCCGCAACTTCGCCAACCCCGGCCGCCTGGTGCCCGCCGCGAAGCCGATCACCGATCGGGTGACGCCGCTGCTGGAGCGGACGGACCGGCGCATTCCCACCGACACCGAGACGCTGATCCGGGCCAACTCCGCAGTTCAGGTCGGTGCCGGGCTGATGTTGGCCACCGGCAGGTTCAGCCGGCCGGCGGCCCTGGCCCTCGCCGGCACGCTGATCCCGGTGACCCTTGCCGGGCATCCCTTCTGGAACAACGACGACCCGGTACAGCGGAGCAACAACCAGGTCCACTTCCTGAAGAACCTCGGTCTCCTTGGTGGGTTGTTGCTGGCTGCGGCGGACACCGAGGGCAAGCCGGGGCTACGCTGGCGGGCCGGACATCGCATCGGCCACTCGCGACGGTCCGTGCGGCGTGCCGTCCGAACCGCCCGCCGCGAGGCCCGCATCGCCGTCCGGTCGGCCTCCACCGCTCGTCGCATCCCAGGCTGA
- a CDS encoding glycosyltransferase 87 family protein → MPASVGERLDRLATVRRVTRGIDRRTVVRVGIVAAVAYAAWLAIGAFGRPYNFFDMKIYHGAVVWWASGHELYEFVAPDTTLGFTYPPFAGLAMLPMAHLPVAAAGLVNAVVSIAVLAVVLAALLRPIVDRMGWPLWYTVAIATPLAVAIEPTRETLGYGQVNLLLFALVIADLVALRWRSRRGTHSCESDGPLLRFIYSGAWAGVGIGLATAVKLTPALFIFYLMITRQWRVAMTAIGTTIGVTLGSFGIVGAESRAYFGSVLWQTERVGAADMTPNQSLAGLLARLYDSIETPGLLWLAFSVLVLALGLSRAADAHSDGDELTAFTLVGLTANVISPISWTHHLVWVIPAVIVLVDHAIRRHDASRGPVPRTAPGPQGGPPALSALRPPIWYPTLTGLRHGVAALGLYLLFLISPIWPYEHQLPEVSHYHDGLFGALMENSLALALIVLVAALPWRPGAEPAFHTDRMARTAMRYARR, encoded by the coding sequence ATGCCGGCGAGCGTCGGTGAAAGGCTGGACCGCCTCGCCACAGTCCGCCGCGTAACGCGTGGGATCGATCGAAGAACAGTCGTACGGGTCGGCATCGTGGCCGCCGTCGCCTACGCCGCATGGCTTGCCATCGGCGCTTTCGGGCGGCCGTACAACTTCTTCGACATGAAGATCTACCACGGTGCGGTGGTCTGGTGGGCGAGCGGCCATGAGCTGTACGAGTTCGTCGCGCCCGACACCACCCTGGGATTCACCTACCCGCCCTTCGCCGGGCTGGCGATGCTGCCCATGGCGCACCTCCCGGTGGCGGCGGCCGGCCTGGTGAACGCCGTGGTCAGCATCGCCGTCCTGGCCGTGGTGCTGGCCGCGCTGCTGCGCCCGATCGTCGACCGGATGGGCTGGCCGCTGTGGTACACGGTGGCCATCGCCACGCCGCTGGCCGTGGCGATCGAGCCGACCCGGGAGACCCTCGGCTACGGGCAGGTCAACCTGCTGCTCTTCGCTCTGGTGATAGCCGACCTGGTCGCCCTGCGCTGGCGCTCCCGGCGCGGCACCCACAGCTGCGAGAGCGACGGCCCACTGCTGCGGTTCATCTACAGCGGCGCCTGGGCCGGCGTCGGCATCGGTCTGGCCACCGCGGTCAAGCTGACGCCCGCCCTGTTCATCTTCTACCTGATGATCACCCGGCAGTGGCGGGTCGCGATGACCGCGATCGGCACCACCATCGGCGTCACGCTCGGCAGCTTCGGCATCGTCGGCGCCGAGTCCCGCGCCTACTTCGGTAGCGTGCTCTGGCAGACCGAGCGGGTGGGCGCCGCCGACATGACGCCCAACCAGTCACTTGCCGGGTTGCTCGCCCGGCTCTACGACTCGATCGAGACGCCCGGGCTGCTCTGGCTCGCGTTCTCCGTGCTGGTGCTGGCGCTCGGCCTGTCCCGGGCCGCCGACGCCCACTCCGACGGCGACGAGCTGACCGCCTTCACCCTGGTCGGCCTGACCGCCAACGTGATCAGTCCGATCTCCTGGACGCATCACCTCGTCTGGGTGATCCCGGCCGTCATCGTGCTTGTCGACCACGCGATACGCCGCCATGACGCCAGCCGTGGGCCGGTTCCGCGGACCGCACCGGGCCCGCAGGGCGGACCACCGGCGCTCTCCGCGCTCCGCCCGCCGATCTGGTACCCGACGCTCACCGGGCTCCGGCACGGTGTCGCGGCCCTCGGGCTCTACCTGCTTTTCCTGATCTCCCCGATCTGGCCCTACGAACACCAGCTCCCGGAGGTCTCGCATTACCACGACGGCCTGTTCGGCGCGCTTATGGAGAACTCCCTGGCGCTGGCCCTGATCGTGCTGGTGGCCGCGCTGCCCTGGCGGCCCGGTGCCGAACCGGCCTTCCACACCGACCGGATGGCGCGCACCGCAATGCGGTACGCCCGCCGGTGA
- a CDS encoding molybdenum cofactor biosynthesis protein MoaE → MVIVLGGVTDQPLDLAAHEAAVADHRAGAVVSFAGVVRDHDHGRPVTSLEYEGHPSAEQVLREVADEIAADPQVYAVAVSHRIGPLAIGEIALVAAVSTAHRAAAFAACARLVDEVKARLPIWKRQVFADGTEEWVNCP, encoded by the coding sequence ATGGTGATCGTGCTCGGTGGGGTCACCGACCAGCCGCTGGATCTCGCCGCGCACGAGGCGGCGGTCGCCGACCACCGGGCCGGCGCGGTGGTCTCGTTCGCCGGTGTGGTCCGCGACCACGACCACGGCCGCCCGGTGACCAGCCTGGAGTACGAGGGCCATCCCAGCGCCGAGCAGGTGCTGCGCGAGGTCGCCGACGAGATCGCCGCCGACCCCCAGGTGTACGCCGTGGCCGTGTCACACCGGATCGGCCCGCTCGCCATCGGCGAGATCGCCCTGGTGGCGGCGGTCAGCACCGCGCACCGGGCGGCCGCGTTCGCCGCCTGCGCACGCCTGGTCGACGAGGTGAAGGCACGGCTGCCGATCTGGAAACGACAGGTGTTCGCCGACGGCACCGAGGAATGGGTCAACTGTCCCTGA
- a CDS encoding molybdopterin molybdotransferase MoeA, with the protein MRTDMASAADPVAPPPAGWQEARSRVYAVGLAAALPIVERPLAEADGHTLAEPLTTRTDLPAFPTSSVDGWAVRGAGPWRIVGRVLAGSAPAPLTEDGTTVEIATGAMVPEGTSGVLRVEESTRTPDGLVEGAPRATPDWRQPGEEASAGEELLPAGAPVDPAMIGLAASCGHDTLRVRRQPRAALLVFGDELLTAGPPGAGRVRDALGPALPAWLRRYGCQVRPTDVVGPVADTLPAHVAALRTALAGADLVCTTGGTMHGPVDHLHPALAALGADYVVNTVAVRPGFPMLLARLVGTDNRVRFVAGLPGNPQSAIVALVSLVAPLLAGLAGRAMPVLPHTTLAEPIAGRGDYTHLALVRRDPVTGTARPVRHVGSAMLRGLSLADGFAVIRPGTTGRAGDQVPVVPLPLLPGERAW; encoded by the coding sequence ATGAGAACGGACATGGCATCCGCCGCCGACCCGGTCGCGCCACCGCCGGCCGGTTGGCAGGAGGCGCGGTCCCGGGTGTACGCGGTCGGCCTGGCCGCCGCACTGCCGATCGTCGAGCGCCCGCTCGCCGAGGCCGACGGGCACACCCTCGCCGAACCGCTTACCACCCGCACCGACCTGCCCGCCTTCCCGACCTCCAGCGTGGACGGTTGGGCGGTCCGGGGCGCCGGTCCGTGGCGGATCGTCGGCCGGGTGCTGGCCGGCTCGGCACCGGCCCCGCTGACCGAGGACGGCACGACTGTCGAGATCGCCACTGGCGCGATGGTGCCGGAGGGCACCTCCGGCGTGCTGCGGGTGGAGGAGTCGACGCGTACCCCGGATGGTCTGGTCGAGGGTGCGCCGCGTGCCACGCCGGACTGGCGGCAGCCCGGCGAGGAGGCGTCCGCCGGTGAGGAACTGCTGCCCGCCGGTGCCCCGGTGGACCCGGCGATGATCGGTCTGGCCGCCTCCTGCGGCCACGACACGCTACGGGTACGTCGGCAACCCCGCGCCGCGCTGCTGGTCTTCGGCGACGAGTTGCTGACCGCCGGTCCGCCCGGAGCCGGCCGGGTCCGCGACGCGCTCGGCCCGGCGCTGCCGGCCTGGCTGCGCCGGTACGGCTGCCAGGTCCGCCCGACCGACGTGGTGGGTCCGGTCGCCGACACGCTGCCCGCCCACGTGGCCGCCCTGCGCACCGCGTTGGCCGGCGCCGACCTGGTCTGCACCACCGGTGGCACGATGCACGGCCCGGTCGACCATCTGCACCCCGCGCTGGCGGCGCTGGGTGCGGACTACGTGGTCAACACGGTCGCGGTTCGGCCCGGCTTTCCCATGCTGCTGGCCCGGCTGGTCGGCACCGACAATCGGGTCCGATTCGTCGCCGGCCTGCCCGGCAACCCGCAGTCCGCAATCGTCGCTCTGGTCTCGCTTGTCGCCCCGCTGCTGGCCGGGCTCGCCGGCCGGGCGATGCCGGTCCTGCCGCACACCACGCTCGCCGAGCCCATCGCGGGCCGGGGTGACTACACCCACCTGGCTCTGGTCCGCCGCGATCCGGTGACCGGCACGGCCCGACCGGTCCGGCATGTCGGCTCGGCGATGCTGCGCGGGCTCTCCCTCGCCGACGGGTTCGCGGTGATCCGACCCGGCACCACGGGCCGAGCCGGTGACCAGGTGCCGGTCGTACCGCTGCCACTGCTGCCCGGGGAGCGGGCATGGTGA
- a CDS encoding MogA/MoaB family molybdenum cofactor biosynthesis protein encodes MIRARVVVASNRAAAGVYADTSGPLLVAGLRELGCSVDEPVVVPDGEPVGQAIRAAVADAVDVVLTSGGTGITPTDRTPDVTRDLLDYEVPGIAEAIRARSRDKVPTAVLSRGVAGVAGRTLVVNLPGSSGGARDGLAVLGPILAHAVDQLRGGDHRRSG; translated from the coding sequence GTGATCCGCGCCCGGGTGGTGGTGGCGTCCAACCGGGCCGCCGCCGGCGTCTACGCCGACACCAGCGGTCCATTGCTCGTCGCCGGCCTGCGTGAGCTGGGCTGCTCGGTGGACGAGCCGGTGGTGGTGCCCGACGGCGAGCCGGTCGGCCAGGCGATCCGCGCGGCTGTGGCGGACGCCGTGGACGTGGTGCTGACCAGCGGCGGCACCGGGATCACCCCTACCGACCGCACCCCTGACGTGACGCGCGACCTGCTCGACTACGAGGTCCCCGGCATCGCGGAGGCGATCCGGGCCCGCAGCCGCGACAAGGTGCCCACCGCGGTGCTGTCCCGGGGAGTGGCCGGCGTGGCCGGCCGCACGCTTGTGGTGAACCTGCCCGGCTCGTCAGGTGGGGCCCGCGACGGCCTCGCCGTGCTGGGGCCGATTCTCGCCCACGCCGTCGACCAGTTGCGCGGTGGCGACCACCGGCGCAGCGGTTAG
- the moaC gene encoding cyclic pyranopterin monophosphate synthase MoaC, with protein sequence MTEPAQLTHVDQTGAARMVDVSAKQVTGRSAIAAGRLRTTSEVVELLRRDGLPKGDALAVGRIAGIMGAKRTPDLIPLCHPIALHGVTVDLSLTTDTVEITATARTADRTGVEMEALTAVAVAGLTLVDMVKAVDPAASVDAVRVLSKEGGKTGRWERPANRP encoded by the coding sequence GTGACCGAACCCGCCCAGCTCACCCACGTCGATCAGACCGGCGCGGCGCGCATGGTCGATGTCTCCGCCAAGCAGGTCACCGGCCGCTCGGCGATCGCCGCCGGCCGGCTGCGCACCACCTCCGAGGTGGTCGAGTTGCTGCGCCGCGACGGGCTACCCAAGGGCGACGCGCTCGCGGTCGGGCGGATCGCCGGCATCATGGGCGCCAAGCGCACCCCCGACCTGATTCCGCTCTGTCACCCGATCGCGCTGCACGGTGTGACGGTCGACCTGTCGCTGACCACCGACACCGTCGAGATCACCGCGACCGCTCGGACCGCCGATCGCACCGGCGTGGAGATGGAGGCGTTGACCGCCGTCGCGGTCGCCGGGCTGACCCTGGTCGACATGGTCAAGGCGGTCGATCCGGCGGCCAGCGTCGACGCGGTCCGGGTGCTGTCCAAGGAGGGCGGCAAGACGGGCCGGTGGGAGCGCCCGGCGAACCGGCCGTGA